Proteins co-encoded in one Gracilimonas sediminicola genomic window:
- the rpiB gene encoding ribose 5-phosphate isomerase B, translating to MVIPIASDHAGFPAKEMVKKILEEMGHTPVDYGTHSEDSVDYPDFAVKVSEVINNGEHEQGILVCGSGQGVCMTANKYPKIRAGLVYSPKSAKMTRLHNNANVMCLPGRELNESEIREIIEAWFATDFEGGRHERRVNKIESLTQK from the coding sequence ATGGTCATCCCCATAGCAAGCGATCATGCCGGTTTTCCTGCCAAGGAAATGGTAAAAAAAATACTGGAAGAAATGGGACATACTCCCGTTGACTACGGAACACATTCCGAAGATTCTGTCGATTACCCCGACTTTGCCGTTAAAGTATCCGAAGTGATTAATAATGGCGAACATGAGCAGGGAATCCTGGTTTGCGGGAGCGGACAAGGAGTATGCATGACGGCCAACAAGTATCCCAAAATAAGAGCTGGATTGGTCTATTCACCCAAATCTGCGAAAATGACGAGACTGCACAACAATGCCAATGTAATGTGCTTGCCCGGCCGGGAACTGAATGAATCTGAGATCAGAGAAATTATTGAAGCCTGGTTTGCCACTGATTTTGAAGGCGGCCGCCACGAGCGACGCGTAAATAAAATCGAATCATTAACCCAAAAGTAA
- the tatC gene encoding twin-arginine translocase subunit TatC gives MEERQIMQGEPPKAQKPADRTGTMSFLDHLEELRWRIIKGLIGVLVGVAIAFVFSDFFVEKVMLGPTRADFFMYDILRVDAVNFELQSRRLPGQFFTFWGTLFVMGFVIGSPIFIYQIWAFVEPALESREKRKTFFSTFFITFFFLLGVAFGYMILVPFALQFFAQFQISDIIRNDFDINEYFSSVSMWVVACGIIFQIPVVSYSLSKIGLLTPDLLRKYRRHSIVFALVISAMLTPPDPISQILIALPLTVLYELSIWISRYAMRKRKKELEEAITGVSESDSSR, from the coding sequence TTGGAAGAACGCCAAATCATGCAAGGTGAGCCGCCCAAGGCCCAGAAACCGGCCGACCGCACCGGCACCATGTCTTTTCTCGATCATCTGGAAGAGCTCCGCTGGCGCATCATCAAGGGACTGATTGGGGTTTTGGTTGGGGTGGCCATCGCTTTTGTGTTCTCAGATTTCTTTGTGGAGAAAGTAATGCTGGGTCCCACCCGTGCCGACTTCTTTATGTATGATATACTTCGTGTGGATGCAGTCAACTTTGAGCTTCAGAGTCGGCGTTTACCCGGGCAGTTCTTCACCTTTTGGGGCACCCTTTTCGTGATGGGTTTTGTGATTGGCTCTCCCATTTTCATTTACCAGATCTGGGCTTTTGTGGAGCCGGCACTGGAATCAAGAGAAAAAAGAAAGACCTTTTTCAGCACCTTCTTTATTACATTTTTCTTTCTGCTGGGTGTGGCCTTCGGATACATGATCCTGGTTCCCTTTGCCCTGCAGTTTTTTGCCCAGTTTCAGATCTCGGATATCATTCGCAACGACTTTGATATCAACGAGTACTTCAGCTCCGTTTCGATGTGGGTGGTTGCCTGTGGTATCATATTCCAGATACCGGTGGTAAGCTACTCACTTTCAAAAATCGGATTACTAACGCCGGATTTACTCAGAAAATACCGCAGACATTCCATTGTATTTGCATTGGTGATATCTGCGATGCTAACTCCACCCGACCCGATTTCCCAGATTCTTATCGCCCTGCCGCTAACCGTTCTTTATGAACTCTCGATCTGGATTAGCCGGTATGCCATGCGAAAAAGAAAGAAGGAATTGGAAGAAGCTATAACAGGAGTTTCAGAATCCGACTCCTCCCGTTGA
- the alr gene encoding alanine racemase, protein MSSTLYVDLSRIAHNLGVISDQVGQNIKKMAVVKDDAYGHGAVQVARHLEDSVDYFCVAKLAEAIELRESGIKKPILVFEIPPLGSEHLYQEHDITASISDLSVFERLEDGTLCHLHFDTGMFRLGMLPEQAESAREKMKEFDKLNYTGIYTHFANSDDPGHERVLRQLEVFKSIRSNFPDHLITHACNSGGLFFYGDEGTYFDAVRFGVSLFGYAPGETEISELEPAVEWVSHLVQVKKLKKGDAVGYGSRWTAPEDGWLGTIPVGYADGVFRTLSGKIQVEIAGQLYQQVGTISMDYMTVYLGKNCFEQGEPVVILRNGELSAKEWARIAGTIPYEITTTIHPKVKREYGS, encoded by the coding sequence TTGTCATCAACTCTGTACGTAGATCTTTCAAGGATCGCTCACAATTTAGGTGTGATTTCTGATCAGGTAGGCCAAAACATCAAAAAAATGGCTGTGGTTAAAGACGATGCCTACGGGCATGGAGCCGTGCAGGTAGCTCGACACCTGGAAGACAGCGTTGACTATTTTTGTGTGGCAAAGCTGGCGGAAGCCATCGAGCTTAGAGAATCAGGTATTAAGAAACCCATACTTGTTTTCGAAATTCCTCCTTTAGGAAGTGAACATCTATATCAGGAGCACGATATTACGGCAAGTATTTCAGACTTGTCGGTTTTTGAGCGGCTGGAAGACGGAACACTATGCCATCTTCATTTTGATACCGGCATGTTTCGGCTTGGGATGTTGCCCGAACAGGCTGAAAGTGCCCGGGAGAAAATGAAAGAATTTGATAAGCTGAACTACACTGGCATTTACACGCATTTTGCCAACTCAGATGATCCGGGTCATGAACGGGTGCTTCGCCAGCTGGAAGTCTTCAAATCTATACGATCGAATTTTCCCGATCACTTAATTACCCACGCCTGTAACAGTGGAGGTTTGTTCTTCTATGGTGATGAAGGCACTTACTTTGATGCCGTAAGGTTTGGGGTTTCATTGTTTGGATATGCCCCCGGTGAGACGGAAATAAGCGAGTTGGAACCGGCCGTAGAGTGGGTTTCACATTTGGTACAGGTAAAAAAACTTAAGAAAGGGGATGCAGTTGGATATGGAAGCCGATGGACAGCTCCGGAAGACGGATGGCTGGGTACCATTCCTGTAGGGTATGCTGACGGGGTGTTCAGAACATTGAGCGGGAAGATACAAGTGGAAATAGCCGGTCAATTATATCAACAGGTGGGTACCATAAGCATGGATTACATGACCGTGTATCTCGGTAAAAACTGTTTTGAGCAAGGCGAGCCTGTGGTTATCCTAAGAAACGGAGAGCTCTCTGCAAAAGAATGGGCACGCATTGCCGGCACCATTCCGTATGAAATAACCACGACTATCCATCCCAAGGTTAAAAGAGAATATGGTTCTTAG
- a CDS encoding phytoene desaturase family protein: MKKYDAIIIGSGHNGLVTACYLAKNGYEVLVLERDSTIGGAVRTETMFQSPENPNGFRMDVGSSVHIMIHQTGILEDLELTKYGLEYIDMDPIMSYPVPTGKGVIHFWKDVERTLESISKVAPEDVENYKEFIKFWGKINKGVLKAFMTKPSAGDIIGTMAKAQIKDGAMFRKGEQAAGLQKILSSYGKVVDDAFESPYMKAAILWFAAQSGPLPDHSATGDFAGWQSMLHESGAKHPRGGSGMLTQAMKNMIEAHGGEVKADHPIQKILIENGKAIGVKTENGEEFKADTIVSNAHVQTTMMKMVGRDHLDDSMFKKVEDINVGNGFGMVIRCAVEELPEYTAAPGDPHIHNGIQLLAPSVQYMNNAIGDYTKKLPPEKPAVLCMTFSKIDPDVARDGKHTLFAWAQWHPYELANGINWDDIREREAQKIYDVVTDYAPNMKGKLIDWYIQSPLDIERKHGLLRGNVMHVEMSFDQMFMFRPIPEMSQYETPIKNLYLASASCHPGGGVFGAAGHNAARVILKNNKKKFFSFS, encoded by the coding sequence ATGAAAAAATATGACGCTATCATCATCGGATCGGGGCATAACGGCCTTGTCACGGCTTGTTATCTTGCAAAAAACGGATACGAAGTTTTAGTTCTTGAGCGCGACTCAACAATAGGGGGTGCGGTGAGAACCGAGACCATGTTTCAATCTCCGGAGAACCCGAATGGTTTTAGAATGGATGTGGGTTCTTCCGTGCATATTATGATTCACCAGACGGGAATCCTGGAAGATTTAGAACTCACGAAATATGGGCTGGAATACATCGATATGGATCCGATCATGTCGTACCCCGTTCCAACCGGTAAAGGTGTGATTCACTTCTGGAAAGATGTGGAACGTACTCTTGAGTCTATTTCAAAAGTAGCACCCGAAGATGTTGAGAATTATAAAGAGTTCATCAAATTCTGGGGTAAGATAAATAAAGGGGTGCTGAAAGCTTTTATGACCAAACCCTCTGCAGGAGACATCATCGGAACCATGGCAAAAGCCCAGATTAAAGACGGGGCCATGTTCAGGAAAGGCGAACAGGCAGCCGGACTCCAAAAAATTCTGTCCAGCTATGGAAAGGTGGTGGATGATGCGTTTGAAAGTCCCTATATGAAGGCGGCTATCCTTTGGTTTGCCGCTCAATCCGGGCCGTTGCCCGATCATTCTGCGACCGGCGATTTTGCGGGCTGGCAATCGATGCTGCACGAGAGTGGCGCTAAGCATCCAAGGGGAGGAAGCGGCATGCTTACTCAGGCCATGAAGAATATGATAGAAGCTCATGGCGGTGAGGTGAAGGCCGATCATCCCATCCAAAAAATCCTGATTGAAAATGGAAAAGCGATTGGAGTCAAAACCGAAAATGGGGAAGAATTCAAAGCTGATACCATTGTTTCCAATGCCCATGTTCAAACCACCATGATGAAAATGGTTGGGCGAGATCATTTAGACGATTCCATGTTCAAAAAAGTGGAAGATATAAACGTGGGAAATGGGTTTGGAATGGTAATACGATGTGCGGTGGAAGAGCTGCCGGAATATACCGCTGCTCCCGGCGATCCTCATATCCACAATGGGATTCAGCTGTTGGCGCCTTCCGTTCAATACATGAATAACGCCATCGGCGACTATACCAAGAAATTGCCACCGGAGAAACCCGCGGTGTTATGTATGACCTTCTCTAAAATTGATCCGGATGTAGCCAGGGACGGAAAGCACACCCTGTTTGCCTGGGCGCAATGGCATCCTTATGAACTGGCAAATGGAATAAATTGGGATGATATCAGAGAGCGGGAAGCCCAAAAAATTTATGATGTGGTTACCGACTACGCTCCGAATATGAAAGGCAAACTGATTGATTGGTACATTCAGTCTCCGTTGGATATTGAACGTAAGCACGGGCTGCTGAGGGGAAATGTGATGCATGTGGAAATGAGTTTTGATCAGATGTTTATGTTTCGCCCGATTCCTGAAATGAGTCAGTACGAAACTCCTATCAAAAATTTATATTTGGCCAGCGCTTCCTGCCATCCCGGAGGAGGTGTATTCGGGGCTGCCGGTCATAACGCAGCCCGGGTAATCCTGAAAAACAATAAGAAGAAATTCTTTTCATTTAGTTAG
- a CDS encoding GNAT family N-acetyltransferase, which yields MDVSIRSSGLKDLDLLLKLEQKAFPYFQQSPKRTLDLSLKSTFQQVWIAETFDADGPTPVGSLILYLYKKTIRIFSIVVDPDYQGKGIGNCLLDHVRKLAAEKGAERVSLEAYAEDRKLINWYKKAGFESTELLSDYYEDGKDALRMVWELPQPEGKTRISNVIVVDNPKNWKLELANVEVVSSKEYTSNNERFADRPLRVFNLCNSYKYQSFGYYVSLLASARAHRAIPNVTTIRDFRDLGVIRSIADDIDETIQKSLDKIKESKFVLNVYFGQTVDKSYKALGLSLYQMFESPLFQVHFLKTNRWDIKRIVPLSMNKVPADEQHYIQDFARQYFETKRFPRTKLQNYKYYLAILVNPTEENPPSNKKALKKIEEAADELDIYIEFITKDDYNRLSEFDALFIRETTNVNDYTYQFARKAYAEGLAVIDDPWSILRCSNKIYLHERLKVNNIPTPETFVFYKGMLKEKDLAGLKYPMILKQPDSAFSIGVSKVKDAQEMEESLQRLFKSSDLVIGQEFLPSDFDWRVGVLDNQPLFVCKYFMAKGHWQIYNWKGSKKDQSGEASTLPLYEVPKKVLKAATKAASLMGDGLYGVDLKMLGDKVYVIEVNDNPNIDAGIEDKILGTELYKRIVKSLVTRIEMSRNIERFVSIEPD from the coding sequence ATGGATGTATCAATCAGAAGTTCGGGGTTAAAAGACCTTGACCTTTTGCTAAAGCTTGAACAAAAAGCTTTCCCTTATTTTCAACAAAGCCCAAAACGAACGCTCGACTTAAGCCTTAAAAGCACTTTTCAGCAGGTTTGGATTGCCGAAACTTTTGATGCCGATGGCCCCACACCTGTAGGTAGCCTGATTCTGTATCTGTATAAAAAGACCATCCGAATATTCTCCATTGTTGTAGATCCGGATTATCAGGGTAAGGGTATAGGGAATTGTTTGCTTGATCACGTTCGGAAGTTAGCTGCTGAGAAAGGGGCAGAAAGGGTTTCTCTTGAGGCATATGCGGAGGACCGTAAACTCATCAATTGGTATAAAAAAGCAGGTTTTGAATCCACGGAATTGCTTAGTGACTATTATGAAGACGGTAAAGATGCACTGAGGATGGTTTGGGAACTACCTCAGCCGGAGGGTAAAACTCGCATTTCGAATGTAATTGTGGTGGACAATCCCAAGAACTGGAAGCTGGAACTCGCCAATGTTGAAGTGGTTTCATCCAAAGAGTACACCTCCAATAATGAACGGTTTGCCGATCGTCCGTTGAGGGTTTTCAACCTGTGCAATTCCTACAAGTATCAGAGCTTTGGCTACTATGTTTCGCTGTTGGCATCGGCCCGGGCACACCGGGCTATTCCTAATGTCACGACCATCCGCGACTTTCGGGATTTGGGAGTAATCCGCTCTATAGCCGATGATATTGATGAGACTATTCAGAAATCGCTGGATAAAATAAAAGAGAGCAAGTTTGTTCTGAATGTGTACTTTGGTCAGACCGTAGATAAAAGCTATAAAGCATTGGGGCTAAGTCTATACCAAATGTTCGAGTCCCCCTTGTTTCAGGTTCATTTCTTAAAAACAAACCGTTGGGACATTAAACGAATTGTGCCGCTTAGCATGAACAAAGTACCCGCTGATGAGCAGCATTACATACAGGATTTTGCCAGGCAATATTTTGAAACCAAACGGTTTCCGCGCACCAAGCTGCAAAACTATAAGTATTACCTGGCTATTCTTGTGAATCCCACGGAAGAAAATCCCCCTTCCAACAAAAAAGCTCTGAAAAAAATAGAAGAGGCAGCAGATGAACTCGACATTTATATCGAATTCATCACCAAAGATGATTACAACCGGCTTTCCGAGTTTGATGCGTTGTTTATCAGGGAAACCACAAACGTAAATGATTACACCTACCAGTTTGCCAGAAAGGCATATGCAGAAGGACTGGCTGTAATTGACGACCCGTGGTCAATCCTTCGGTGCTCCAACAAAATTTATCTTCATGAGCGATTGAAGGTGAATAACATCCCCACTCCCGAAACCTTCGTTTTTTATAAAGGCATGTTGAAAGAGAAAGATTTAGCCGGCCTTAAATACCCAATGATCCTCAAGCAACCGGACAGTGCGTTCTCGATAGGTGTTAGCAAGGTGAAGGATGCACAGGAGATGGAAGAGTCGCTGCAGCGGTTATTCAAGTCCTCTGACCTGGTGATTGGCCAGGAATTTCTCCCTTCTGATTTTGACTGGAGAGTAGGAGTGCTGGATAATCAACCCTTGTTCGTATGCAAGTATTTTATGGCAAAGGGGCATTGGCAGATTTACAACTGGAAAGGGTCAAAGAAGGATCAGTCAGGCGAAGCATCAACGCTTCCTTTGTATGAAGTGCCCAAAAAAGTTCTTAAAGCAGCAACAAAAGCCGCCTCATTAATGGGAGACGGACTTTATGGCGTTGATCTGAAAATGCTGGGCGACAAGGTGTATGTGATTGAAGTGAATGACAATCCAAACATTGATGCCGGCATAGAGGATAAAATTTTGGGTACAGAGCTGTATAAAAGAATCGTTAAATCTCTGGTTACCCGGATCGAGATGTCACGGAATATCGAACGTTTTGTGAGTATTGAGCCGGACTAA
- the glyA gene encoding serine hydroxymethyltransferase has translation MKSLQEQDAQIFDLLEKETDRQNYNLELIASENFASKATISAMGSVLTNKYAEGYPGKRYYGGCEVVDDVEDIARDRAKKLFGADWVNVQPHSGATANAAVYLACMKPGETLLGFDLSHGGHLTHGSPVNFSGINYNAEFYGVNKETGRLDMNIIRDRALEVKPTMISIGASAYPRDYDYEAFRSIADEVGALLWMDMAHTAGLIATGNLKDPLPHAHVVTTTTHKTLRGPRGGMILVGKDGENTIGVTASKSGRTKNWGEVFDSAVFPGTQGGPLMHVIAAKAVSFGEALQDDFKEYQIQTQKNAKAMAAKFMEMGYNLVSDGTDNHLILIDLRNKGLNGKIAEDALGKSAITVNKNMVPFDTESPFVTSGIRIGSPAMTTRGLKEAEFEQIAVLIDHVLQKPEDADTHKKVEQEVRDLCDRFPLYDFVTA, from the coding sequence ATGAAATCCCTTCAAGAGCAAGATGCCCAAATTTTTGACCTTCTTGAAAAAGAAACTGACCGACAGAATTATAACCTTGAGTTAATCGCCTCTGAGAACTTCGCTTCCAAAGCTACCATATCTGCGATGGGCAGCGTGCTTACCAATAAATATGCGGAAGGCTATCCCGGTAAACGTTATTATGGCGGCTGTGAGGTTGTTGATGATGTGGAGGATATTGCCCGCGACCGAGCTAAGAAGCTGTTTGGAGCCGATTGGGTGAATGTACAACCGCATTCTGGTGCAACGGCCAACGCTGCGGTTTATCTTGCCTGTATGAAGCCCGGCGAAACCCTGTTAGGTTTTGACCTTTCCCATGGCGGTCACCTTACCCATGGTTCACCCGTAAACTTCTCCGGTATCAACTATAATGCTGAGTTTTATGGAGTGAACAAAGAAACCGGCCGACTGGATATGAACATCATCCGCGACCGGGCCCTTGAAGTGAAACCCACCATGATCTCCATTGGAGCTTCGGCTTACCCGAGAGATTATGACTATGAAGCTTTCCGAAGCATTGCGGATGAAGTGGGTGCTTTACTTTGGATGGATATGGCGCATACCGCAGGACTGATTGCTACGGGTAATCTCAAAGACCCTCTACCCCACGCGCACGTTGTAACTACAACCACTCACAAGACATTGCGCGGTCCAAGAGGCGGAATGATTTTGGTTGGCAAAGATGGTGAAAATACCATCGGGGTGACTGCCTCCAAATCCGGGCGGACAAAGAACTGGGGTGAAGTTTTTGACTCGGCTGTATTTCCGGGAACTCAGGGTGGTCCGCTTATGCATGTGATTGCTGCCAAAGCGGTTTCTTTTGGTGAAGCTTTGCAGGATGATTTCAAGGAATATCAAATCCAGACCCAGAAAAATGCCAAAGCTATGGCGGCTAAGTTCATGGAAATGGGCTATAACCTGGTCAGTGACGGGACCGATAATCACCTGATTCTGATCGACCTCCGAAACAAAGGCTTGAATGGTAAAATTGCAGAAGATGCGCTTGGAAAATCAGCCATCACGGTAAACAAAAACATGGTTCCTTTCGATACTGAAAGTCCTTTTGTGACTTCCGGAATTCGGATTGGCTCTCCGGCAATGACAACCCGTGGCCTGAAGGAAGCTGAATTTGAGCAAATTGCCGTGTTGATTGACCATGTACTGCAAAAACCGGAAGATGCTGACACCCATAAGAAAGTAGAACAGGAAGTACGCGACCTTTGCGATCGTTTCCCTCTCTATGATTTTGTAACCGCATAA
- a CDS encoding inositol monophosphatase family protein → MNYSKELEVAKQAAKEAATIIGEYADKTSLDVKLKGKNDLVTDADVNSEKKIIEVIEEAFPNDHILAEESQARASIPEGRIWIIDPIDGTTNFAHSFPVYCVSIALWENREPKVGLVYEVANDELFTATEGGGAYLNEERIWISQNEDPSSSLIGTGFPYNNLNLVDNYLKLFKRMMEKTHGVRRPGSAAWDLCNVACGRFEGFYEYGLSPWDVAAGVLIIKEAGGIITDWKGEGDWLFGQRIIAGNASVHSFLMNEIRACFEEEELKG, encoded by the coding sequence TTGAATTATTCAAAAGAGCTGGAAGTAGCCAAACAGGCAGCTAAGGAAGCGGCAACAATCATCGGGGAGTATGCCGACAAGACTTCATTAGACGTAAAGCTGAAAGGTAAAAATGACCTGGTTACCGATGCCGATGTGAATTCTGAAAAGAAAATCATAGAGGTGATTGAGGAGGCATTTCCTAATGATCATATTCTGGCCGAAGAGTCACAGGCGAGGGCATCCATCCCGGAGGGGCGTATCTGGATTATTGATCCCATCGACGGGACCACAAATTTTGCTCATTCTTTTCCGGTTTATTGCGTTTCGATAGCTTTGTGGGAAAATAGGGAGCCTAAAGTGGGTTTGGTGTACGAAGTGGCTAACGATGAATTATTCACCGCAACCGAAGGCGGTGGGGCTTATCTGAATGAGGAACGGATATGGATTTCACAGAACGAGGACCCTTCTTCATCATTGATAGGAACAGGATTTCCTTATAATAACCTGAACCTGGTGGATAATTATCTGAAGCTTTTTAAGCGCATGATGGAGAAAACTCACGGTGTTCGGCGACCGGGATCGGCTGCCTGGGATTTATGCAATGTGGCCTGTGGCCGGTTTGAAGGTTTTTATGAATATGGGCTAAGTCCCTGGGATGTTGCCGCCGGTGTGCTCATCATTAAGGAAGCCGGAGGTATTATTACCGACTGGAAGGGAGAAGGCGACTGGCTGTTCGGGCAGAGAATAATAGCAGGCAATGCATCTGTTCACAGTTTCTTGATGAATGAGATCAGAGCATGTTTTGAGGAAGAGGAATTAAAGGGATAA
- a CDS encoding glycoside hydrolase family 97 protein translates to MKSSLCYSLIVLSAWILVFGCSIPPAANTSIESPSKTIQIDFGLTDSGAPFYLVTHKGKIVIDSSSMGFSFKHQPDLLTGFQITEAHFSSFKETWEKPWGEQRKVINHYNEMIVELQEKESPNRKLTIHFKAFDDGVGFRYQFPDQEGVDSLRITDEHSIFNLTGDHTTWWQPGDWDIYEHLYSETKFTEINALAKRNDPNLAQTYIPENAVNTPVTMRDKDGLHLSFHEANLTDYAGMTLKIDPDNLSMSSELVGSGRTDYKVKRALPFYTPWRTIQITEDAAGLIESNLIVNLNEPNRLGNISWFKPMKYAGIWWELHLGKTSWGYAGGNHGATTENAKRYIDFAAANNIGGVLIEGWNTGWERWIGFEDREGVFDFVTPYPDYDLNEVVRYATEKGVEIIMHHETSAAPRTYEQQLDTAYALMNRLGIHTVKTGYVGKIIPQGEYHHGQWMVNHYRKVLETAADYEVAINAHEPIKATGIRRTLPNAISREGLRGQEFNAWASDGGNPPEHLPTVAYTRMLAGPIDYTPGIFNIKLSPYKDNNQVHTTLAQQLALYVVIYSPIQMVADLPESYQGQPAFQFIRDVGVDWEQSKVLSGEVGDYVTMAREEKETGNWFLGSITDENERSVAIDFSFLDSDTEYEATIYTDGKDAHWDENPTSINIDTTTINKDTKREFILAPGGGLAISLKPIVN, encoded by the coding sequence ATGAAGTCTTCCCTCTGTTATTCACTTATCGTTTTGTCGGCATGGATTCTGGTCTTTGGTTGTTCAATTCCACCAGCTGCAAATACTTCCATAGAATCACCCTCAAAGACTATCCAGATTGATTTTGGGTTAACTGATAGTGGTGCACCGTTCTACCTGGTAACGCATAAGGGAAAAATCGTAATCGACTCATCATCGATGGGTTTTAGTTTTAAGCACCAACCTGACCTGTTAACAGGGTTCCAGATAACTGAAGCTCATTTCTCCTCTTTTAAAGAAACCTGGGAGAAACCCTGGGGCGAGCAGCGAAAAGTGATTAACCATTACAATGAAATGATTGTTGAACTTCAGGAAAAGGAATCCCCAAACCGTAAGCTCACGATCCATTTTAAAGCATTTGATGATGGGGTTGGGTTCAGATATCAATTCCCTGATCAAGAAGGGGTAGATTCACTCAGAATTACAGATGAACATTCCATATTTAATTTAACAGGTGATCATACAACCTGGTGGCAGCCTGGAGACTGGGATATTTACGAGCATTTGTATAGTGAAACCAAATTCACAGAAATTAATGCCCTTGCTAAACGCAATGATCCCAACTTAGCTCAAACTTATATTCCTGAGAATGCCGTAAATACTCCGGTTACCATGAGAGATAAAGATGGTTTGCATCTCAGCTTTCATGAAGCAAACCTAACGGATTATGCCGGAATGACGCTCAAAATTGACCCCGATAATCTTAGTATGAGCAGTGAGTTAGTTGGTTCCGGGCGAACCGATTATAAGGTTAAAAGAGCTCTGCCTTTTTATACTCCCTGGCGAACCATTCAAATCACTGAAGACGCTGCCGGGTTAATTGAATCAAACCTGATTGTAAACCTTAATGAGCCTAATAGGTTAGGAAATATTTCCTGGTTTAAACCCATGAAATACGCAGGGATATGGTGGGAGCTTCATCTTGGTAAAACCAGCTGGGGTTATGCCGGTGGCAATCACGGTGCTACTACGGAAAACGCCAAACGCTATATCGACTTTGCCGCAGCTAATAATATTGGAGGTGTATTAATTGAAGGCTGGAACACCGGCTGGGAACGTTGGATTGGTTTTGAAGATCGTGAAGGTGTTTTCGATTTTGTAACTCCCTACCCTGATTATGACCTTAATGAAGTTGTACGTTACGCTACCGAAAAAGGCGTAGAGATTATCATGCATCATGAGACTTCAGCAGCTCCCCGTACCTATGAGCAACAACTGGATACAGCTTACGCTTTAATGAACCGATTAGGGATCCATACGGTAAAAACAGGATATGTTGGGAAAATAATCCCTCAAGGAGAATATCATCACGGGCAATGGATGGTGAATCATTATCGAAAAGTGCTGGAGACAGCTGCTGACTATGAAGTTGCCATCAATGCCCATGAACCTATTAAAGCAACAGGGATTCGCCGAACGCTGCCTAATGCTATATCGAGGGAAGGTTTGCGCGGGCAAGAATTTAATGCCTGGGCTTCGGATGGTGGTAATCCTCCGGAACATTTACCAACGGTGGCATATACCCGAATGCTGGCAGGCCCTATTGATTACACCCCGGGGATCTTCAACATCAAACTGAGTCCGTATAAAGACAACAACCAGGTACACACCACCCTTGCCCAACAACTCGCTTTATATGTAGTTATTTACAGCCCCATTCAAATGGTTGCAGATTTACCGGAAAGCTACCAAGGTCAGCCCGCTTTCCAGTTTATCCGGGATGTAGGTGTTGACTGGGAGCAATCTAAAGTGCTTAGCGGTGAAGTAGGTGACTATGTAACCATGGCCCGTGAAGAAAAAGAAACCGGAAACTGGTTTTTGGGCAGTATTACAGATGAAAATGAACGATCGGTAGCCATCGATTTCAGCTTTCTTGATTCAGATACTGAATATGAAGCCACTATTTATACCGATGGCAAGGATGCGCACTGGGATGAAAACCCCACCAGTATTAATATTGACACAACTACTATTAACAAAGATACTAAAAGAGAGTTTATACTGGCACCGGGTGGTGGATTGGCTATCAGCCTAAAGCCGATTGTGAACTAA
- a CDS encoding FKBP-type peptidyl-prolyl cis-trans isomerase: MNITRLKSSILVTLFVSLLIVSCDTNNDPRRIDYSDVPEPFSIDNPVSVDTTESGLIIYVIEEGSGDLEVIPRDQISFYYTKRYKDDLDRIIGSSYANGVTFPHTGPVTPTSTRSVISESQFREGVIGMVEGERRVLVLTPPVFGYLGNSYTYTNDTVWIDIELESIAL, encoded by the coding sequence ATGAATATCACCCGCTTGAAAAGCTCCATTTTAGTCACCCTTTTTGTTTCTTTGCTCATCGTTTCCTGCGATACTAATAACGATCCCCGACGCATTGACTATTCTGATGTACCCGAACCTTTTTCCATTGACAATCCGGTTAGCGTAGATACAACCGAGTCGGGCCTTATCATTTACGTGATTGAGGAAGGCTCCGGAGATCTTGAAGTGATTCCCCGCGACCAGATTTCTTTTTACTATACCAAGCGCTACAAAGATGATTTGGATCGGATTATTGGAAGTTCTTATGCCAATGGAGTAACGTTTCCACATACCGGTCCTGTAACTCCTACAAGTACAAGAAGTGTTATCAGCGAAAGCCAATTCAGAGAAGGTGTTATAGGTATGGTTGAAGGTGAAAGAAGAGTACTGGTACTCACCCCACCGGTGTTTGGTTACTTAGGAAATTCCTACACCTACACAAATGATACCGTTTGGATAGACATCGAGTTGGAAAGTATCGCCCTCTAA